The Elusimicrobiota bacterium genome window below encodes:
- a CDS encoding MFS transporter: MAEPQGRLSFPFVAVVTARLTSNFGTYLSMIALNVYMLELTDSPTWMGLTLAVKVLSGIAATPFIGHAVDRMDRKRLMIVSDLALAAAMLLLVVLPQSWMKVYIVLLMALLGAFSTLFDTALNAATPVILGSQDTLRANSWLIGGRNLVVAAAGLCAAGAGLLFKGYDALFIIDAATYLVSAGVLWRLSMRTSEGRAPAPEDGGLMEKLRSGFREIDRLPNSRIVALFLLILLLDTFASGSHNIGWPVFSKLLRPEKPMYYYGFILFFYAWGNVAGIYQLNRMAWLQRLRPETLYLAFTALMSAGMILIFQTRLPWFIALASFTAGVGDGTYQTYFTTYMQQVPDAVRGKIFALSGLAVRTGFALGFLAVPLALQRLSVAAVAALFHGLVLAAIAVVFILRPAQERTV, from the coding sequence GGCCGCCTGAGCTTCCCCTTCGTCGCGGTGGTCACCGCGCGGCTGACCTCCAATTTCGGGACCTATCTGAGCATGATAGCGCTCAACGTCTACATGCTGGAGCTGACCGACTCGCCCACCTGGATGGGGCTGACCTTGGCGGTGAAGGTGCTCTCCGGCATCGCGGCCACGCCCTTCATCGGCCACGCGGTGGACCGCATGGACCGCAAGCGGCTCATGATAGTCTCGGACCTCGCGCTCGCCGCGGCCATGCTCCTTCTGGTGGTCCTGCCGCAGTCCTGGATGAAGGTCTACATCGTGCTGCTCATGGCGCTCTTGGGCGCCTTCTCCACGCTCTTCGACACGGCCCTCAACGCCGCCACGCCCGTCATCCTGGGCAGCCAGGACACCTTGCGCGCCAACTCCTGGCTTATCGGCGGCCGCAACCTGGTGGTGGCGGCCGCGGGCCTCTGCGCGGCCGGGGCGGGCCTCCTCTTCAAGGGCTACGATGCGCTCTTCATCATCGACGCGGCCACCTACCTGGTCTCGGCCGGCGTGCTCTGGCGGCTCTCCATGCGCACCAGCGAGGGCCGCGCGCCGGCGCCGGAGGACGGCGGGCTCATGGAGAAGCTGCGCTCCGGGTTCCGGGAGATCGACAGGCTGCCCAACTCTCGGATCGTGGCGCTGTTCCTGCTCATCCTGCTGCTCGACACCTTCGCCAGCGGCTCGCACAATATCGGCTGGCCGGTGTTCTCCAAGCTCCTGCGGCCGGAGAAGCCCATGTACTATTACGGCTTCATCCTTTTCTTCTACGCTTGGGGCAACGTGGCCGGCATCTACCAGCTCAACCGCATGGCCTGGCTCCAGCGCCTGCGGCCGGAGACCTTGTACCTGGCCTTCACGGCCTTGATGTCCGCGGGCATGATCCTCATCTTCCAGACCCGCCTGCCCTGGTTCATCGCGCTGGCCTCTTTCACGGCCGGCGTGGGCGACGGGACCTACCAGACCTACTTCACCACCTACATGCAGCAGGTGCCCGACGCGGTGCGCGGCAAGATCTTCGCCTTGAGCGGCTTGGCCGTGCGCACCGGCTTCGCGCTGGGCTTCTTGGCCGTGCCTTTGGCTTTGCAGCGGCTGTCGGTCGCGGCCGTCGCGGCCTTGTTCCACGGCTTGGTGCTGGCCGCCATAGCCGTCGTGTTCATCTTGAGACCGGCCCAGGAGAGGACCGTATGA
- a CDS encoding SDR family NAD(P)-dependent oxidoreductase, translated as MTKRTVMITGASRGLGLALARAFAPDAAQLILAARSVEHLAAATDEVRRAAPGCGIRAAGGDLSTRAGVEELLAGIGPELLGKVDILINNAGWGKPGPLAEADPDDVVRTYFTDLVAPALLCRAVAGGMVGRKWGRIVNISSITAAQPAESLAAYASAKAGLNSLTRSLSAEVARHGVTVNAIMPGFMLTDMGRDAVLKMSAAKTGLCEAEVLERLRRAVPLKKLTETTEVAALARFLGPHCVTIARCPLNSTWAGSTEPSSPATSRSWPASAGGPRTAPPRPRKTISWPTAPSPGWSPPRASWPPASAP; from the coding sequence ATGACCAAAAGGACCGTCATGATCACCGGAGCCAGCCGCGGCTTGGGCCTGGCTTTGGCCCGCGCCTTCGCCCCGGACGCCGCCCAGCTCATACTCGCCGCCCGCAGCGTTGAGCACCTCGCGGCCGCGACGGACGAGGTGCGACGCGCCGCTCCGGGCTGCGGGATCCGCGCCGCGGGCGGGGACCTTTCCACCCGCGCCGGCGTGGAAGAGCTCCTGGCCGGCATCGGCCCGGAGCTGCTGGGGAAGGTGGATATCCTGATCAACAACGCGGGCTGGGGCAAGCCCGGGCCGCTGGCCGAGGCGGATCCGGACGACGTGGTCCGGACCTACTTCACCGACCTGGTGGCTCCGGCCCTGCTGTGCCGGGCGGTGGCGGGCGGCATGGTGGGCCGGAAGTGGGGCCGCATCGTCAACATCTCCTCGATCACGGCCGCGCAGCCCGCCGAGTCTTTGGCCGCCTACGCCTCCGCCAAGGCGGGCCTCAACTCCTTGACCCGCAGCCTTTCGGCCGAGGTCGCCCGGCACGGGGTCACGGTCAACGCCATCATGCCCGGCTTCATGCTCACGGACATGGGCCGCGACGCGGTGCTGAAGATGAGCGCGGCCAAGACCGGGCTCTGCGAGGCCGAGGTCCTGGAGCGGCTGCGCCGCGCCGTGCCCCTCAAGAAGCTCACCGAGACCACGGAGGTCGCGGCTTTGGCGCGCTTTTTGGGCCCGCATTGTGTTACAATTGCCCGATGCCCGCTGAACTCAACCTGGGCTGGCTCGACGGAGCCATCCTCGCCGGCTACGTCGCGGTCCTGGCCTGCATCGGCTGGTGGGCCGCGCACCGCACCTCCAAGACCACGGAAGACTATTTCCTGGCCAACCGCTCCATCCCCTGGCTGGTCACCACCGCGAGCTTCGTGGCCACCTGCATCAGCGCCCTGA